Proteins encoded by one window of Syntrophorhabdus sp.:
- the rny gene encoding ribonuclease Y has protein sequence MNTIVIAVIAFVVALFIGFFLTKLIHQKKVGEYDKIGKKILDDAKKEADVVIREASIQAKDVVLQARNEIEQEVKARKVEMQNTERRLSQKELNIDKKLDTLERKEEELSRKDREMSNKHNQLEGRIREQETLVVRAKEQLEKISGMTAEEAKKMLVTAMEEEARFESMKMIKKIEEEAREKADKKAKEIIAFAIQRYAGEYVGEDTVSVVPLPNEEMKGRIIGREGRNIRALEAATGVDIIIDDTPEEVILSCFNPVRREVARIAIAKLISDGRIHPARIEEIVSKVAEEMEEKIKEAGEQAVFDLGIHNVHPELVKLLGRLKFRSSYAQNIYQHSLEVAFICGAIASELKVSVKEAKRAGLLHDIGKAVDHEIEGSHATIGADLARKYGESEEIIHAVLAHHEDVEVKSLLDVIVQAADALSGARPGARREMLETYIKRLQELEKIANTFQGVEKSYAIQAGREIRIVVNSERVGDENIIMMSKDIAKKIETDLSYPGQIKVVVIRETRSIEYAK, from the coding sequence TTGAATACAATAGTGATAGCCGTTATCGCTTTCGTTGTAGCTCTGTTTATCGGCTTTTTTCTTACCAAGCTTATCCACCAGAAGAAAGTTGGCGAATACGACAAGATCGGAAAGAAGATCCTTGATGACGCGAAGAAAGAGGCCGATGTCGTCATACGGGAGGCTTCCATCCAGGCGAAGGACGTCGTCCTTCAGGCCCGCAACGAGATCGAACAGGAGGTGAAGGCCCGGAAGGTGGAGATGCAGAACACCGAGCGCAGGCTTTCGCAGAAGGAACTCAACATAGACAAGAAGCTCGATACCCTTGAAAGGAAAGAGGAAGAGCTGTCGCGAAAAGACCGCGAGATGTCGAACAAGCACAACCAGCTGGAAGGCAGGATCAGGGAGCAGGAGACCCTCGTGGTACGCGCGAAGGAGCAACTCGAAAAGATATCGGGCATGACCGCCGAAGAGGCAAAGAAAATGCTCGTCACCGCCATGGAGGAAGAGGCCCGCTTCGAATCGATGAAAATGATCAAGAAGATCGAAGAGGAGGCCAGAGAGAAGGCGGACAAGAAGGCGAAGGAGATCATAGCTTTTGCCATCCAGAGGTATGCCGGCGAATACGTCGGTGAGGACACCGTTTCCGTGGTCCCTCTGCCCAACGAGGAGATGAAGGGCAGGATCATAGGCCGTGAAGGCCGGAATATCAGGGCCCTGGAGGCCGCGACGGGCGTGGATATCATCATCGATGACACCCCGGAGGAGGTGATCCTTTCCTGTTTCAATCCCGTGAGGAGAGAGGTGGCGAGGATCGCCATAGCGAAGCTCATAAGCGACGGCAGGATACACCCTGCCCGGATCGAGGAGATCGTCTCCAAGGTTGCCGAGGAGATGGAGGAGAAGATCAAGGAGGCTGGTGAACAGGCGGTGTTCGACCTCGGGATCCACAACGTTCACCCCGAGCTTGTCAAGCTCCTGGGGAGGCTCAAGTTCCGCAGCAGCTACGCCCAGAATATCTACCAGCATTCCCTCGAGGTGGCCTTCATCTGTGGCGCCATCGCCTCGGAGTTGAAGGTGAGCGTCAAGGAGGCGAAGAGGGCGGGGCTCCTTCACGATATCGGGAAGGCCGTCGACCACGAGATCGAGGGTTCCCATGCCACGATAGGCGCCGACCTGGCGAGAAAATACGGGGAGAGCGAGGAGATCATCCATGCCGTTCTGGCCCACCACGAGGACGTTGAGGTCAAAAGCCTCCTCGACGTGATCGTTCAAGCGGCCGACGCCCTCTCGGGGGCAAGGCCCGGCGCGCGCAGGGAGATGTTGGAAACCTACATCAAGCGGCTCCAGGAACTCGAAAAGATAGCCAACACCTTCCAGGGCGTTGAGAAATCCTATGCCATCCAGGCGGGCAGGGAGATACGCATAGTCGTCAACAGCGAGAGGGTGGGTGACGAGAACATCATTATGATGTCCAAGGACATCGCGAAGAAGATCGAGACAGACCTGTCCTATCCGGGCCAGATCAAGGTGGTCGTGATCAGGGAAACACGTTCGATAGAATATGCAAAATGA
- a CDS encoding tyrosine--tRNA ligase: MGIEEQLAIIKRGAVDLINEKELRDKLARSEKEGKPLRVKLGLDPTAPDLHLGHTVVLQKLKQFQDLGHIAIFLIGDFTGMIGDPTGRSETRPALTKEEIMVNAETYKKQVFKILDPERTEVRYNSEWFEQINAADMIRLCAQYTMARIMEREDFRNRYQNNLPISIHEFLYPLVQGYDSVALKADIELGGHDQIFNLFVGRDIQKAYGQESQVLVTVPLLEGTDGINKMSKSYGNYVGIDEPPEEMFGKLMSISDELMIKYYELLSDIPLASLEALKKGIAAGSVHPKQAKVDFAKEIITRFHDASSAEVAHENFEKMFRDKEIPEEIETVTMSRYNAGTWLPKLMVNMGLVPSTSEGKRMIKQGAVTINGQKMSSEDLPAGNELVIKVGKRKFGKLVLQ, from the coding sequence ATGGGGATCGAAGAACAACTGGCAATAATCAAGCGTGGCGCTGTAGACCTGATCAATGAGAAGGAACTCAGGGACAAACTGGCGCGTTCGGAGAAGGAAGGAAAACCGCTCAGGGTCAAGCTTGGCCTGGACCCGACGGCCCCCGACCTTCATCTCGGTCATACGGTGGTTCTCCAGAAGCTGAAGCAATTTCAGGACCTGGGCCACATCGCCATATTCCTTATCGGTGATTTCACGGGGATGATCGGCGACCCGACGGGACGCAGCGAGACGCGGCCTGCTCTGACGAAGGAAGAGATCATGGTCAACGCGGAGACATACAAGAAGCAGGTCTTCAAGATACTCGACCCGGAGAGGACGGAGGTCCGATACAACAGTGAATGGTTCGAACAGATCAACGCCGCAGACATGATCAGGCTCTGCGCCCAGTACACGATGGCACGGATCATGGAGAGGGAGGACTTCAGGAACCGTTACCAGAACAACCTGCCCATCAGCATCCATGAATTCCTTTATCCCCTCGTCCAGGGCTACGATTCCGTCGCTCTCAAGGCGGACATCGAGCTTGGCGGCCATGACCAGATATTCAACCTTTTCGTGGGGAGGGACATACAGAAGGCCTACGGCCAGGAATCGCAGGTCCTCGTCACGGTGCCGCTCCTCGAAGGCACCGACGGCATCAACAAAATGAGCAAGAGCTACGGGAACTACGTGGGCATCGACGAGCCACCCGAGGAGATGTTCGGTAAGCTGATGTCCATTTCCGACGAGCTGATGATAAAGTACTACGAGCTCCTGAGCGATATTCCCCTCGCATCCCTGGAGGCTCTCAAGAAGGGGATCGCGGCAGGCTCGGTCCACCCGAAACAGGCAAAGGTCGATTTCGCGAAGGAGATCATCACCCGCTTCCACGACGCATCCTCCGCTGAGGTCGCCCATGAGAACTTCGAGAAGATGTTCAGGGACAAGGAGATACCCGAGGAAATCGAGACCGTGACGATGAGCCGGTACAATGCCGGTACATGGCTTCCCAAGCTCATGGTGAACATGGGACTCGTGCCTTCAACCTCGGAAGGGAAACGGATGATCAAACAGGGCGCGGTCACAATAAACGGGCAAAAGATGTCTTCGGAAGACCTTCCGGCGGGAAACGAGCTTGTTATCAAGGTTGGGAAGAGGAAGTTCGGGAAACTTGTTCTCCAATGA
- a CDS encoding TIGR00282 family metallophosphoesterase has translation MQNDQFTVLFLGDVIGKPGRKAVGRYLEQNRADFVVINGENLAGGIGITTRTAVEMLSLGVDAITTGNHVWKKKEVIPFLMEEKRVVRPLNYPRGTPGFGYTVVKKNDLSLCVANIEGRIFMNSLDCPFRAMEEFLEMERPDAPIIVDFHAEATSEKIAMGWYLDGRVTALMGTHTHVQTADDRVLPRGTGYITDAGMTGPTDSVIGMDKKGVLERFYTQMPQKFEVGKDDVEVQGVLLTIDRNGHRCLDIKRVKEKVI, from the coding sequence ATGCAAAATGACCAATTTACAGTACTTTTCCTGGGTGATGTGATCGGGAAGCCGGGACGGAAGGCTGTCGGTCGGTACCTCGAGCAGAACCGCGCGGATTTCGTCGTGATAAACGGTGAGAACCTGGCGGGGGGAATAGGGATAACCACCAGGACCGCGGTGGAGATGCTCTCCCTCGGTGTTGACGCAATTACCACGGGAAATCATGTCTGGAAGAAGAAAGAGGTGATCCCCTTCCTCATGGAAGAGAAGAGGGTGGTCCGTCCCCTCAATTATCCCCGGGGAACACCTGGCTTCGGGTATACCGTGGTGAAGAAGAACGACCTCTCGCTATGTGTCGCCAACATAGAAGGGCGTATCTTCATGAATTCCCTCGATTGCCCCTTCCGGGCCATGGAGGAGTTCCTCGAGATGGAAAGACCGGATGCGCCGATCATCGTCGATTTTCACGCGGAGGCGACATCGGAGAAGATAGCCATGGGATGGTACCTCGACGGAAGGGTTACGGCCCTGATGGGCACCCACACGCACGTCCAGACCGCTGACGACAGGGTGTTGCCGAGAGGCACCGGGTACATCACCGACGCGGGCATGACGGGCCCCACCGATTCTGTCATCGGGATGGACAAAAAGGGGGTCCTTGAACGTTTCTACACCCAGATGCCGCAGAAGTTCGAGGTAGGAAAGGACGATGTCGAGGTCCAGGGGGTCCTGCTCACCATCGACAGGAACGGGCACAGGTGCCTTGATATCAAAAGGGTCAAGGAAAAAGTAATCTGA